A window of bacterium genomic DNA:
CTGGCAGGTTCGCTCAGGCTCAGGTAAGTCTTGACCAGATCCAGCCGCACCTTGGCCATGGCGGGGTTTAGTGCCAGGGCCCTCTTGTACTCGAGGCACGCTTCCTGAAACTGTCCCATCTCCCTGTAAGCTTTTCCGAGGAGGGCGGCGAGGTCCGGCCACTGGGGATGCTTGGCCGTAAGGCGCTGGAGGATCTCGGACGCATCCTTGTACAGCCCTTCCCTGACCATGGCTGATGCCAGGGTCGTCTCGCCTTCCTGAACATCAGGATCATCCTGAAGGTCCATCTCCACCTTCCTGGTATTCAGGTAGGAGACACCGGCCACAATTCCGAGGAAGATAAGAAGTATGAACAAATAAAAAGGTGCTGAGACCAGGAGATCTTTTACCCGGGACAAAGAGCTGGTAGGTGCTATATTTTTAGCTGCTTTGGGCGGTTTGAAAATATCGGCAAGCTTGTTACCCGTTACGGCTGCGGGCGGTGGAGAGAGGAGATCGCTTTGGGAGTAGGAAACAAGTTCAGTGCGATGGGCGCTCTCTTCCTGGGCCAACAACCCGATGCCGGGTTTGAACCAGATATAGCCCTGGTAGATAGGACTTGAAGTGGGCCTGTAACCGACCTTGATGCAATCGTGGAAGTCTCCCGCTGCCACCCTTACCGGCCCGCGATCAAGAACCGTAAAGGAGAGGGGGGGGTCGGACCAGGGCGATTGCCAGGTCTGCCCGGGATCCAGGGGCCACCGCAGGAGCAGGGTGAGCTCTCCCCGTGGATCACCAGGGGTGTTCCCTGACAAGGGCTGAAGCCGGAAGAGACCCTCGCTGCCCAGGATATAATAGAAGGGTTTGTTGCCGTCGTAGGATGCTGCAATGAGAGGGATACCCTTTTTTTCCGACACCTGGCTGATGGCCAGGGTCTCGAGGTCCCCCTCCAGATTCCGGTAGGTCCAGGTGCTGCCGGGGCTCAGGGGAAAAAGCTCCGGCTTGGCGGCAGCCTCAACAACAGGTAAAAGAACCAGGAAAATGGCTAGGAAAAAGACGGGAAAGCTTCGTAGGCAGGTATCCATAACGATTCTCTGTCTATTCGTGTATCATAAATAGATAGCAGCTGTCAGCAGGGATAAAATCAGCACGCAGCACGCAGGAGAAAATCTTCGACTGGATGACCCGTCTTCGTCCTATGGACTTCACCGTGGCAGGCTGAGCGACTGAGCGAAAGGACAGGATCTAAAGAAAGAAGCGCGGTTGCTATAAAAGAGATGTTTTTACCAGTGAAATTTGGAATTAAACCCATGCGAATCGTGATCGACGGCTACAACCTCATAAGGCGCATCCCCGAGCTCAGGACCCTGGACAGCCAGGACCTTGAGGTCGGAAGGAACAGGCTTGCCCATGAGCTTTCCGCCTACCGGGCTGGCAAGGGTCACCAGATAATCGTGGTCTTCGACGGCGCTGATTCTATCCACCTGGGCGGGGGAAGCGAGAAGGTGGCGGGGATCACTATCCGCTATTCAGCCCGGGGTCAAAGTGCCGATCAGGTTATCCAGAAAATGTGCCGGGAAGGCGGTGCAGAGGTTGTCATCACCGGCGACAGAGAGATCATTGACGTTGCGAAGGCGGCAGGGGTGACGGCCGTGTCTCCAGATCTTTTCTGGAACAAGGTTCAGGAGGAAATGTACCGGAGGTTTAAAGGGGAGGAAGATCAGGAAGAGGGGAAGAGGAGAAGAGGAGAAAAGGGGAGGAAGTTAAACAAGGACCAGAGGAAGGATAGGGGGAGAGTGGATAAATTATAATGCACTGGACACGGTGACGCGGGGGGGACAAGGAGCCAGTATCCAGGAGCCGGGAGTCAGGAGTGAGTAAAAAGTTCCGTGGGTGCGTGGAGCGTGCTTGCTTGCGTACGAGAGCCAGAATGTAGAATGTAGAATGCAGAAGGTAGAACGTAGAATAAGATCAAAAGCTGGCTAACCGCCCTGATCGCATTTATAGCAACTGGCCCTTACCCAGTTTACCGGTTTTTTCTGTGCCCTCTGAGCCTCTGTGGTGAAAAAACATCTCCGTTAAAGCAACCGTGCTA
This region includes:
- a CDS encoding NYN domain-containing protein translates to MRIVIDGYNLIRRIPELRTLDSQDLEVGRNRLAHELSAYRAGKGHQIIVVFDGADSIHLGGGSEKVAGITIRYSARGQSADQVIQKMCREGGAEVVITGDREIIDVAKAAGVTAVSPDLFWNKVQEEMYRRFKGEEDQEEGKRRRGEKGRKLNKDQRKDRGRVDKL
- a CDS encoding tetratricopeptide repeat protein, with the protein product MDTCLRSFPVFFLAIFLVLLPVVEAAAKPELFPLSPGSTWTYRNLEGDLETLAISQVSEKKGIPLIAASYDGNKPFYYILGSEGLFRLQPLSGNTPGDPRGELTLLLRWPLDPGQTWQSPWSDPPLSFTVLDRGPVRVAAGDFHDCIKVGYRPTSSPIYQGYIWFKPGIGLLAQEESAHRTELVSYSQSDLLSPPPAAVTGNKLADIFKPPKAAKNIAPTSSLSRVKDLLVSAPFYLFILLIFLGIVAGVSYLNTRKVEMDLQDDPDVQEGETTLASAMVREGLYKDASEILQRLTAKHPQWPDLAALLGKAYREMGQFQEACLEYKRALALNPAMAKVRLDLVKTYLSLSEPARALEEVETVLAENQGFADAIYLKGEALAAMGLEEEALRYFREALKVNPSFTEAQNALERMLSEGN